A single genomic interval of Pseudomonas sp. FeN3W harbors:
- the brxC gene encoding BREX system P-loop protein BrxC, whose translation MLNREIYLHDPLENRLANNGVAEVKDDLSEQALNTLRYELKTFVCEGEYQAGMDKILSTYLRNLGSNHEQPGVWISGFFGSGKSHMAKMLRTLWVDQAFPDGLTARHIANLPQNVADAFKELSIQSRRYGGLHAASGTLGAGANNNVRLALLGIIFKSAGLPEQYHQARFVLWLKEQGYFDAVRQAVENAGKPWERELSKLYVSPLIANALLQTYPDMASDTQGVHQLLKGQFPTVTDVTNDQMVQAIADALDREGQFPLTLVVLDEVQQYVGNDVDRAHMIQEVVETCCKHSAFGNRLLFIATGQNALSGMPNLMRLMGRFQIPIMLSDTDVESVIRKVILQKVETARAGLQALLTKHLGEISRHLRGTKVEYHQDDEKVMLADYPLLPVRRRFWEKVLRIVDTTGTVSQLRNQLKVIHEAAKATAEKELGNIVPGDFIYQQIAPNLLQTGVISKEDYERIAELSAGDDDQQLQSRLLSLILLIGKLPTDLISDCGVRATADMLADLLVDNLNQGKDELRARIPVQLDAMAKNGQLMAMETSAGVEYRLQTQESAQWYDTFRQQEADLRGNMQRVENFRIDLLHKQIKSELAKVRVTQGACKENRQIIACFDAEVPKDANQKIYLWVQDGWSLNESSFLAEARKANPDLPTLYLYIPARNRSELNNAIIHQEAADATLSLRGMPNTEAGNDARKAMETRQRDAQKQVDQLLKEILSGVQVLQAGGAEVDGNSIAERIQTAAQASVVRLYREFDMADSPHWAKVYDRARKDGGQNALEAVGFTGDTEKHPVCATVMRYIGGSKKGTEIREQFAAPPYGWQQDTVDGALFALVAAGALRATDISGNALTAQTLERQKLTQTTFRPETVTIRPVDLIKIRGLISSLGIDCPPGEEQARLPALVTLARELHQAAGGEAPAPARPDASLIDEIAKESGNTQLKLVLDNKDAIKPLLDAWRSLGEQLRSRRSDWDLLQTLLRLSKGLAFGEKLKGEVDAIKGNRSLLAEPNPLESLISTTVSQLREAINHHFRAFHIEYQKRQAELTADSHWQQLSAAQQNELLTRRGLVEPEALSLGSREEVIDSLETTSLEQWTDRKDSLAAKFESARQEAVKLLQPKVQHVSLPKRTFENEAQLRQWLAEIEAQLLAKLAEGPVMV comes from the coding sequence ATGCTTAACCGCGAAATTTACCTGCACGATCCGCTGGAAAACCGCCTGGCTAACAACGGTGTCGCCGAAGTGAAGGACGATCTGTCCGAGCAGGCGCTCAACACCCTTCGTTATGAGCTCAAGACGTTCGTCTGTGAAGGTGAGTACCAGGCCGGTATGGACAAGATCCTGTCTACCTATCTGCGCAACCTGGGCAGCAATCATGAGCAGCCGGGTGTATGGATCAGCGGTTTCTTCGGTTCGGGTAAGTCGCACATGGCCAAGATGCTGCGCACCCTGTGGGTCGACCAGGCTTTCCCGGACGGCCTTACCGCACGCCATATTGCCAACCTACCTCAGAACGTTGCTGACGCATTCAAAGAGCTGAGCATTCAGTCGCGTCGCTATGGCGGCCTGCATGCTGCATCCGGCACGCTCGGTGCTGGTGCGAACAACAATGTGCGCCTCGCACTGTTGGGCATCATCTTCAAGTCGGCGGGCCTGCCGGAGCAGTACCACCAGGCTCGTTTTGTCCTCTGGCTGAAAGAGCAAGGCTACTTCGATGCCGTTAGACAGGCAGTAGAAAATGCCGGCAAACCCTGGGAGCGTGAGCTGAGCAAGCTGTACGTCTCGCCACTAATTGCCAATGCTTTGCTCCAGACCTACCCGGACATGGCCAGCGACACGCAAGGTGTGCATCAACTGCTCAAAGGTCAATTCCCGACAGTCACTGATGTGACCAACGACCAAATGGTCCAGGCTATCGCCGATGCGCTGGATCGCGAAGGCCAGTTCCCGCTCACCCTGGTTGTGCTCGACGAAGTCCAGCAATACGTGGGTAACGATGTAGACCGTGCACACATGATCCAGGAGGTCGTTGAGACCTGCTGTAAACACTCGGCTTTCGGTAATCGTCTGTTGTTCATTGCTACCGGCCAGAATGCGCTGTCCGGTATGCCGAACTTGATGCGTCTGATGGGTCGTTTCCAGATTCCTATCATGCTCAGCGACACCGACGTGGAGTCGGTCATCCGTAAGGTCATCCTGCAAAAGGTCGAGACCGCTCGTGCCGGGCTGCAGGCGCTTCTGACCAAGCACCTAGGCGAGATTTCTCGTCATCTGCGGGGCACCAAGGTGGAGTATCACCAGGATGACGAGAAGGTCATGCTGGCCGACTACCCACTGTTGCCCGTGCGCCGCCGTTTCTGGGAGAAGGTGCTGCGTATTGTCGATACCACCGGCACTGTTTCGCAGCTGCGTAACCAGCTCAAAGTCATCCACGAGGCCGCCAAGGCCACGGCGGAGAAAGAGTTGGGCAATATCGTTCCCGGCGACTTTATCTACCAGCAGATCGCGCCCAATCTGCTGCAGACCGGCGTCATTTCCAAGGAGGACTACGAGCGCATTGCCGAGCTGTCGGCTGGAGATGACGACCAGCAACTGCAGTCGCGTCTGCTCTCGCTGATTCTGCTGATTGGCAAGCTGCCGACAGACTTGATTTCCGACTGCGGTGTACGCGCCACCGCCGACATGTTGGCTGACCTTCTGGTAGATAACCTCAACCAGGGCAAAGACGAGCTCCGTGCGCGCATCCCCGTTCAACTGGATGCCATGGCCAAGAATGGTCAACTGATGGCCATGGAGACCAGTGCCGGTGTCGAGTACCGTCTGCAAACCCAAGAAAGTGCTCAGTGGTACGATACCTTCCGCCAGCAAGAGGCCGACCTGCGCGGCAATATGCAACGTGTCGAGAATTTCCGGATCGACCTGCTGCACAAGCAAATCAAGTCCGAACTGGCCAAGGTCCGTGTCACTCAGGGGGCGTGCAAAGAAAACCGCCAAATAATTGCCTGCTTCGATGCAGAAGTGCCCAAAGATGCCAACCAGAAAATCTATCTCTGGGTACAGGACGGTTGGAGCCTGAACGAATCATCCTTCCTTGCAGAGGCGCGTAAAGCGAACCCGGATCTACCGACGCTGTACCTCTATATCCCCGCGCGCAACCGTTCCGAGCTGAACAACGCCATCATCCACCAGGAAGCCGCCGATGCGACCCTGAGCCTGCGCGGCATGCCCAATACCGAGGCGGGCAATGATGCCCGCAAGGCGATGGAGACCCGCCAGCGCGATGCGCAGAAGCAGGTTGACCAGCTCCTTAAGGAAATCCTTTCGGGTGTACAGGTACTGCAAGCCGGAGGTGCGGAAGTCGACGGCAACAGTATTGCCGAGCGCATTCAAACCGCTGCTCAAGCCTCCGTGGTGCGTCTCTACCGCGAATTCGACATGGCCGACAGCCCGCATTGGGCCAAGGTTTACGACCGTGCCCGCAAGGACGGCGGTCAGAACGCCCTGGAAGCCGTAGGCTTTACTGGCGATACGGAGAAGCATCCGGTATGCGCTACCGTTATGCGGTACATCGGTGGCTCAAAAAAAGGCACCGAGATCCGTGAGCAATTTGCTGCGCCGCCGTATGGGTGGCAGCAGGACACTGTAGATGGAGCGCTGTTCGCCCTGGTAGCAGCAGGCGCTCTGCGCGCAACGGACATAAGCGGTAACGCGTTAACGGCTCAAACCTTAGAGCGCCAAAAGCTAACTCAAACCACATTCCGCCCTGAGACTGTAACCATCCGCCCGGTGGATCTGATCAAGATTCGTGGCTTGATCAGCTCGCTAGGCATCGATTGTCCGCCAGGAGAAGAGCAGGCCCGCTTGCCAGCGCTGGTCACCCTGGCCCGCGAGCTGCACCAAGCTGCAGGTGGTGAGGCGCCGGCTCCTGCGCGTCCGGACGCCAGCTTGATTGATGAGATCGCCAAAGAAAGTGGCAATACCCAGCTCAAACTGGTGCTGGACAACAAGGATGCCATCAAACCGCTGCTTGACGCCTGGCGTAGCCTGGGTGAACAGCTGCGTTCCCGCCGCAGTGACTGGGATCTGCTGCAAACCTTACTGCGGCTTAGCAAGGGATTGGCCTTCGGTGAGAAGCTCAAAGGCGAAGTGGATGCCATCAAGGGTAATCGCAGCCTGCTGGCCGAGCCCAATCCGCTCGAGAGCCTGATCAGCACCACCGTTAGCCAGTTGCGTGAGGCGATCAACCACCACTTCCGCGCCTTCCATATCGAGTACCAAAAGCGCCAGGCTGAGCTGACAGCAGACAGCCACTGGCAGCAGCTCTCTGCTGCTCAGCAGAATGAACTGCTCACTCGCCGCGGCCTGGTTGAGCCCGAAGCGCTGAGCCTCGGTAGCCGTGAAGAAGTTATCGACAGCCTGGAAACCACCAGTCTGGAGCAGTGGACTGATCGTAAAGACAGCCTGGCTGCCAAGTTTGAAAGCGCCCGCCAGGAAGCAGTCAAGCTGC
- a CDS encoding DUF1788 domain-containing protein: protein MSSRLNKLIKNYARHISLPWQVGLADEQRVLFAVYHKEDELKLRARIEEFKVATEGAGHPWLALDITNAFPEWMAAEEYRDAYFTDPSDLIGNYPDFIQDLLDRLEQQLGDQANENTLVALIGSGALFGFGSVAGFVKALSAHVPGRLLVLFPGEYIDNTYRLLDARDGWGYHATPLTADN, encoded by the coding sequence ATGAGTAGTCGCCTCAATAAGCTCATCAAAAACTACGCTCGCCATATCAGCCTGCCTTGGCAAGTGGGCCTGGCAGATGAGCAGCGCGTTCTGTTTGCCGTTTATCACAAGGAAGACGAGCTTAAGCTGCGTGCGCGAATCGAAGAATTCAAAGTGGCCACGGAAGGCGCAGGCCATCCCTGGCTGGCGCTGGATATCACCAATGCATTTCCCGAGTGGATGGCTGCGGAAGAGTACCGGGATGCCTATTTCACTGACCCCAGCGATCTGATCGGTAACTACCCCGATTTCATTCAGGACCTTCTAGATCGACTGGAGCAGCAACTGGGTGACCAAGCTAACGAGAACACCCTCGTAGCGCTGATTGGCAGCGGTGCCTTGTTTGGTTTCGGCTCAGTCGCGGGGTTCGTCAAAGCGCTCTCTGCGCATGTGCCCGGTAGGCTGCTGGTGCTCTTCCCGGGCGAGTACATCGACAACACCTATCGCTTATTGGACGCCCGTGACGGCTGGGGCTACCACGCCACGCCGCTGACGGCTGACAACTGA
- a CDS encoding nuclease-related domain-containing protein, which yields MRDSDKRCQQFYQDQYAKYLQCYTPGEALNECLHDFLDQRPSGKYSSRNRAAGLASAQFWWASETVAEADLASLALARVLHFDDVIDIDLLSHLATHNADQLRWAVRYSKLFTRRDSPLWVHLRKSCAGLQWQTFIDEQKSQLLWCYWMRRAIETFAASELAGKLIGSTDNHEANQLAYIKTIRSQLYLQVVFGLGERVRLNNGAEVTLFHAMLASELTRAFFEQAYLQPYQRYLDESGEPITALGRLAFEGLLQGENRFPMTWSEQPEKIQRIRAWTVSDDHPDGDPEAAKAILQFWTSDLQTLSEQVKQPPNLPTPRLSEKPFYKIGRYSFQFPWVAGRQNSLSAAVNNLRRVEQRRSELRSETERIEHNLAHSLRQRGFHVVVGYEPRRVDAQDAGEIDLLACLAGVILLLEVKSGFIRSTQQEVWLHRTNTLRKAARQLRRKSVAVRQALQHDLGLRAALGLAAPDPLPTLHGWVVDTSIEFDGEVVDGFRIVSREVIELALRDELHYLKALDKQGANEVATLYPEGFSASAFARIIEQSEVWKEL from the coding sequence GTGCGTGACTCTGATAAACGTTGCCAGCAGTTCTACCAAGACCAATACGCCAAATATTTGCAGTGCTATACCCCTGGCGAAGCACTCAATGAGTGCCTGCATGATTTTTTGGATCAGCGACCAAGCGGGAAGTACAGCTCACGCAACCGTGCAGCTGGCTTGGCGTCCGCACAGTTTTGGTGGGCCTCGGAGACAGTAGCCGAGGCTGACCTAGCCAGTCTGGCATTGGCACGGGTGCTCCACTTTGATGACGTGATCGATATCGATTTGCTGAGTCATCTGGCCACGCACAACGCAGATCAGCTGCGATGGGCCGTCCGTTATTCAAAGTTGTTTACGCGCAGGGATTCGCCGCTCTGGGTCCACCTGCGCAAGAGTTGCGCGGGCCTGCAATGGCAGACGTTCATAGATGAACAGAAAAGCCAGCTGTTGTGGTGCTACTGGATGCGCCGCGCGATTGAGACCTTTGCCGCTTCTGAGCTTGCCGGAAAGCTGATCGGCAGTACCGACAACCATGAGGCTAACCAGCTCGCCTACATCAAGACCATACGCAGCCAGCTTTATCTGCAAGTGGTTTTCGGGCTTGGAGAGCGCGTAAGGTTGAACAACGGAGCTGAAGTGACGTTGTTCCACGCAATGTTGGCGAGTGAGCTGACCAGAGCGTTTTTCGAACAAGCCTACCTGCAGCCTTATCAGCGTTACTTGGATGAGTCGGGCGAGCCCATAACCGCGCTTGGGCGTTTGGCCTTTGAGGGTCTGCTACAGGGCGAGAATCGTTTTCCCATGACCTGGTCGGAGCAGCCAGAAAAAATTCAGCGGATCCGCGCATGGACGGTGAGTGATGATCACCCCGATGGGGATCCTGAAGCAGCGAAGGCGATCTTGCAGTTTTGGACTAGTGATCTCCAGACACTATCCGAGCAAGTGAAGCAACCCCCGAATTTGCCAACGCCAAGGCTATCGGAGAAGCCGTTTTACAAGATAGGTCGTTACAGCTTTCAGTTCCCTTGGGTGGCTGGCCGGCAAAACTCCCTGTCGGCTGCTGTAAACAATCTCCGGCGAGTCGAGCAGCGTCGGTCAGAGCTGCGCAGCGAAACAGAACGGATTGAGCATAACCTCGCCCATTCTCTTCGGCAACGCGGGTTCCACGTCGTTGTGGGCTACGAGCCTCGACGAGTAGACGCGCAGGATGCTGGAGAGATTGACCTGTTGGCGTGCCTGGCTGGTGTAATTCTTTTGCTTGAAGTGAAGTCGGGATTTATTCGCTCCACCCAACAGGAGGTCTGGTTACATCGCACAAATACGCTACGCAAGGCTGCCAGGCAGTTAAGGCGTAAAAGTGTGGCGGTGCGGCAAGCACTGCAACATGACCTAGGCTTACGTGCGGCGTTGGGGCTTGCTGCGCCCGATCCGCTGCCCACCTTGCATGGTTGGGTAGTTGATACTTCGATCGAATTTGATGGCGAGGTGGTTGATGGCTTTCGTATCGTTTCGCGCGAAGTTATTGAACTAGCTCTTCGTGACGAGCTTCATTACCTGAAGGCGCTAGATAAACAGGGCGCGAATGAGGTGGCCACGCTTTATCCGGAAGGGTTCAGTGCGTCGGCATTTGCACGGATAATCGAGCAAAGTGAAGTGTGGAAAGAACTATAG
- a CDS encoding competence protein CoiA family protein — translation MIKYRYALNENGQTICADDIAGKVISEKFTCLGCENPLIARVNGEKVRPHFAHKAQVECSGETYLHKLGKATFVDVYTRCLEAGEPFVIKLAATKVCRKFHPAIITACDLGCVEKEYDLTEYFHNIQVEKRDGQFVPDVLISSESRPSEKIYIEIAHTHFMSERKESSGNRVIEIPIETEEDINKIRKSSLSASDALFIGFNHATEAITDSECKCAARKCYAFFVYESGKANLEFNELRVVHSKARKSDKLIYSNLFFSNAGAKSPFENQAEGGRLFIEQVELAANRNVSIKNCYLCRYHAESYDALKGLPIFCKTFKKACGSNEAADCERYRRAV, via the coding sequence ATGATAAAATACCGCTACGCATTAAATGAAAATGGCCAGACCATATGTGCAGACGACATCGCCGGAAAGGTCATAAGTGAAAAGTTCACCTGTCTAGGTTGTGAAAACCCGCTGATCGCAAGGGTTAACGGAGAGAAGGTGCGTCCGCACTTTGCTCATAAAGCGCAGGTGGAGTGCAGCGGCGAAACATACTTGCATAAGCTCGGTAAAGCGACGTTTGTTGATGTATACACGAGATGTCTGGAGGCTGGTGAGCCATTTGTAATTAAGCTGGCGGCTACGAAGGTATGCCGCAAATTTCACCCTGCGATAATAACTGCTTGTGATCTGGGTTGTGTTGAGAAGGAATATGACCTGACGGAATACTTTCACAACATTCAGGTTGAAAAGCGGGATGGTCAATTTGTTCCAGATGTGTTGATTTCTAGCGAATCCAGGCCTTCTGAAAAAATATACATTGAAATAGCTCATACTCATTTCATGTCGGAGCGAAAAGAAAGCTCTGGAAATCGAGTAATTGAGATACCTATAGAGACAGAAGAAGATATCAATAAAATTAGAAAATCGAGTTTGTCGGCAAGTGACGCCCTTTTTATTGGTTTTAATCACGCAACAGAAGCTATCACTGACTCTGAGTGTAAGTGCGCAGCTAGGAAGTGTTACGCTTTTTTTGTGTACGAAAGTGGCAAAGCCAATCTGGAGTTTAACGAGCTGAGAGTGGTGCATTCAAAAGCGCGTAAATCAGATAAGCTTATTTATAGTAATTTATTTTTTTCCAATGCGGGAGCAAAGTCTCCTTTTGAGAACCAGGCGGAGGGTGGCCGTTTATTTATCGAACAGGTTGAGCTCGCTGCAAACCGGAACGTATCAATTAAGAACTGTTATCTCTGCCGCTATCACGCGGAAAGTTACGATGCCCTAAAAGGCCTTCCAATTTTCTGCAAGACGTTTAAAAAGGCTTGTGGGTCTAACGAGGCGGCCGATTGCGAGCGGTATCGGAGAGCTGTTTAG